A section of the Leptospira kobayashii genome encodes:
- the lexA gene encoding transcriptional repressor LexA produces the protein MKDLTEKQEQVLQYITDTVREKGFPPTIREIGDQFGITAKGAYDHLKAVEKKGYIRTSKNQSRAIELLRGNADDTLLVRASGIPLLGQVAAGNPILAEENIEEYIAVPDHLATKPGTFALRVKGDSMIEAGISDGDIAIIQKKDSARNGEIVVAMIENEATLKVFYKDADHIRLEPRNSRLKAIRTKKATIIGKLVGLYRIY, from the coding sequence ATGAAAGATCTTACAGAAAAACAAGAACAAGTACTCCAATACATTACAGATACTGTAAGAGAAAAGGGCTTTCCTCCTACCATCCGGGAGATCGGGGATCAGTTCGGAATCACTGCAAAAGGCGCTTACGACCACCTCAAAGCCGTAGAGAAAAAGGGATACATCCGCACTTCCAAAAACCAAAGTCGTGCCATCGAGCTTTTGCGGGGAAATGCAGACGATACACTCTTGGTTCGTGCCTCGGGGATTCCTCTTTTGGGTCAGGTGGCCGCAGGGAATCCTATCCTTGCCGAAGAAAACATAGAAGAATATATTGCCGTACCGGATCATCTGGCTACAAAGCCAGGTACCTTTGCACTGAGAGTGAAAGGGGATTCCATGATTGAAGCCGGGATCAGTGACGGAGATATTGCCATCATTCAGAAAAAGGATTCGGCACGAAACGGAGAGATCGTGGTTGCCATGATCGAAAATGAAGCCACATTGAAAGTTTTTTATAAGGATGCGGACCACATTCGTTTGGAACCTCGCAACTCCCGCTTGAAAGCCATTCGTACAAAAAAAGCAACGATCATAGGCAAGCTGGTAGGTTTGTATCGAATTTACTGA
- a CDS encoding LA_1448 family UV-C exposure upregulated protein: MHLLPSKPIFFIGLVLLSFLSFCAPKKEAVSPYDLKRVLERVAQARIQTGLTADIDKPSPSDRELFEEACDIYRLPIDKAKQALKEKNESLYLSFYGNES, from the coding sequence ATGCACCTTCTTCCTTCAAAGCCGATTTTTTTCATCGGCTTGGTATTGCTTTCTTTCCTTAGCTTTTGCGCTCCTAAAAAAGAGGCGGTCAGTCCTTATGATTTGAAAAGGGTTCTTGAGCGGGTGGCTCAAGCCAGAATTCAAACCGGTCTTACCGCCGACATTGACAAGCCATCTCCATCCGACCGGGAGTTGTTTGAGGAAGCATGTGATATCTACCGCCTTCCCATTGACAAAGCAAAACAAGCTTTAAAAGAAAAAAACGAATCTCTCTACCTATCCTTTTACGGAAATGAATCATGA
- a CDS encoding S41 family peptidase — MTRKKERILWASITFLLLAAWVFSPLEKAKAISSNGETYLQILHEVVSYIENDFVDPIEEKKIYTGAIHGALQSLGDPHSRFLDKDDFQELQNETKGSFGGIGVEVSFQEGAFVIISPLEGTPAWKAGLLPHDRITEINGKSTKNLSLSDSIAMMRGDVGSSLSMKIERKGVRDPFTVSLVRELIKIQYIRSAFLPETKTGYIKLAQFMGRENTEKEFTDNIRKLVDSGAKNIIIDLRMNPGGLLDLAIRIADLFLPNNKEIVSVRGRGGVLIRTFRSEKSETKFLDVPIAVLVNGGSASASEILAGALQDNKRAKIVGTQSFGKGSVQSIFPLSHGTGVAITIQKYFTPSGKSIHGTGITPDLVVQPITATDEEKFAFDKLQKKNKLRPFLAEHPEFNEDVVRDFQKLLESEKLSIGDSVVRLYLFSELKSTSSFQKPNTELDLQLKEAIQLISKEQ; from the coding sequence ATGACTCGTAAGAAAGAAAGAATTCTATGGGCAAGTATTACCTTTTTACTTTTGGCGGCTTGGGTCTTTTCCCCTTTGGAAAAAGCAAAAGCGATTTCTTCCAACGGAGAAACGTATCTTCAGATTTTACATGAAGTAGTATCTTATATTGAAAATGATTTTGTCGATCCGATAGAAGAGAAAAAAATCTATACCGGCGCGATTCATGGCGCATTGCAGAGCTTAGGTGATCCTCATTCCCGGTTTTTAGACAAAGACGATTTTCAGGAATTACAAAACGAGACCAAAGGCAGTTTCGGTGGAATTGGAGTCGAGGTTAGTTTTCAGGAAGGTGCCTTCGTCATTATTTCCCCTTTGGAGGGAACTCCCGCTTGGAAGGCAGGCCTTCTGCCTCATGACAGGATTACGGAGATCAACGGAAAGAGCACAAAAAATCTATCCCTCTCGGATTCCATAGCTATGATGCGCGGAGATGTGGGCTCTTCTCTGTCTATGAAAATAGAAAGAAAGGGAGTGAGAGATCCGTTTACTGTCAGCCTAGTTCGTGAGCTGATCAAAATTCAATACATTCGTTCTGCGTTTTTACCGGAAACCAAAACCGGATATATCAAACTTGCTCAGTTTATGGGTAGGGAAAATACGGAAAAAGAATTTACGGATAACATTCGTAAGCTTGTAGACTCCGGAGCAAAAAATATCATCATTGATTTGAGGATGAACCCGGGCGGGCTACTTGATCTCGCGATTCGGATTGCGGATTTGTTTTTGCCCAATAACAAAGAAATCGTATCCGTTCGGGGAAGGGGAGGAGTTCTTATCCGTACATTTCGTTCGGAAAAATCAGAGACCAAGTTTTTAGATGTACCGATCGCCGTTCTTGTCAATGGAGGTTCTGCGAGTGCTTCCGAGATTTTAGCCGGTGCTTTACAGGATAACAAACGTGCCAAGATCGTAGGAACTCAGAGTTTCGGGAAAGGATCCGTTCAATCTATTTTTCCTCTCTCTCATGGAACGGGCGTTGCCATAACGATTCAAAAATATTTTACTCCTTCCGGCAAGTCTATTCATGGAACAGGGATTACACCTGATCTGGTGGTTCAACCGATCACTGCGACCGATGAAGAAAAATTCGCTTTTGATAAATTGCAAAAGAAAAATAAACTTCGACCGTTTCTCGCGGAACATCCCGAATTCAATGAAGATGTGGTTCGTGATTTTCAAAAGTTATTGGAATCGGAAAAATTAAGTATCGGAGATTCCGTAGTCCGACTCTATCTTTTCAGCGAACTCAAATCGACTTCCTCTTTCCAAAAACCGAATACCGAATTGGACTTACAGTTGAAAGAGGCGATTCAATTGATTTCCAAAGAACAATAA
- the tsaD gene encoding tRNA (adenosine(37)-N6)-threonylcarbamoyltransferase complex transferase subunit TsaD: MNSKIGIGIESSCDETSVAIVEAGKKLLSLKIYSQIESHAPYRGVVPELASRSHLEKINLLLEECLIEANVDWKDIAYIAVTTHPGLMGSLMIGAQLARCISLVHSIPIVPVNHLEAHLAVVSLEKEVPAFPWLGVLLSGGNSSVYRYSDWGNLQLIGDTMDDALGEAFDKVSALLDLPYPGGPVVEKEARKFFDRMEKPRGSLFPKLLKESSSDKIEFSFSGLKTAVLYHVKGKPKEDLDIPRICHDFQETAFELVTRNISKAVKNTGIRTVVCAGGVLANSTLREELEMVAKRQDWTLLYPSKKILCTDNGAMIANLGFYLWQKGFTAPLNFKVSPKRNLSQTI, translated from the coding sequence GTGAATTCGAAAATCGGGATCGGGATAGAATCCAGCTGCGACGAAACTTCGGTCGCCATCGTAGAGGCTGGCAAAAAACTACTTTCTCTTAAAATTTACAGCCAGATCGAAAGCCATGCACCTTACAGGGGTGTGGTGCCGGAACTGGCTTCCCGTTCTCATTTGGAAAAGATCAATCTTCTTTTGGAAGAGTGTTTGATCGAAGCGAATGTGGATTGGAAAGACATCGCTTATATTGCAGTTACGACGCACCCGGGTCTTATGGGGTCTCTTATGATCGGGGCTCAACTTGCGAGATGTATTTCCCTGGTTCATTCCATCCCCATTGTTCCTGTCAATCATCTGGAAGCTCATCTTGCGGTCGTTAGTTTAGAAAAGGAAGTCCCTGCTTTTCCTTGGCTTGGGGTTCTTCTCAGCGGAGGAAATTCTTCCGTTTACCGTTATTCCGATTGGGGGAATTTGCAACTCATCGGGGATACTATGGATGATGCCCTGGGGGAAGCCTTCGATAAGGTCAGCGCTCTTCTGGACTTACCCTATCCGGGAGGACCGGTTGTCGAAAAAGAAGCCAGGAAATTTTTTGATAGAATGGAAAAGCCGAGAGGTTCCCTATTTCCCAAATTACTAAAAGAAAGTTCGTCTGACAAAATCGAGTTTTCTTTCAGTGGCCTGAAAACGGCTGTTTTATATCATGTGAAGGGAAAACCGAAGGAAGACTTGGATATTCCCAGAATCTGCCACGATTTTCAAGAGACTGCTTTTGAATTGGTGACCCGTAATATTTCAAAAGCGGTGAAAAATACCGGAATCCGAACTGTTGTCTGTGCGGGAGGGGTGCTCGCAAATTCGACTCTCCGGGAAGAATTAGAAATGGTTGCCAAAAGACAGGATTGGACTCTATTGTATCCTAGCAAAAAAATCTTATGTACAGACAACGGCGCCATGATAGCAAACCTTGGATTTTACCTTTGGCAGAAAGGTTTTACCGCTCCTCTAAATTTTAAAGTTAGCCCAAAGAGAAATCTCTCTCAAACGATATGA
- a CDS encoding CDP-alcohol phosphatidyltransferase family protein encodes MKKKLTWIPNTLTLGNLTLGFVSMLVASEIGLSATPSHELFQLAGVFIILAALFDGFDGMAARALDCTSELGADLDSLADLTTFGIAPGFLTYKMFLDEYKIDLFGRPDMFPVGMLIAALFPICAAYRLARFNVAHDPGSFHGLPSPVAGVVVGIFPLVFRVEQVPKLVAIAFFICTALLMVSTIRYSKPQVAIRGIFTWKRMAFALGGLALLVLAVGISKWPHFLYGAVGFYVFSGIVSFVIHTIQELRV; translated from the coding sequence ATGAAAAAAAAACTTACCTGGATACCAAACACTCTTACCCTCGGAAACCTTACACTCGGATTTGTATCCATGTTGGTTGCTTCCGAAATCGGACTTAGCGCGACACCTAGCCATGAATTGTTTCAATTGGCAGGAGTATTCATCATCTTGGCTGCGTTATTCGACGGCTTTGACGGAATGGCGGCAAGAGCATTGGATTGTACATCCGAACTTGGAGCCGACTTGGACAGTTTGGCCGACCTAACTACTTTCGGAATCGCTCCCGGATTTTTAACATACAAAATGTTTTTGGACGAATACAAAATCGATCTTTTCGGAAGGCCTGATATGTTTCCTGTGGGAATGTTGATCGCTGCATTATTCCCCATTTGTGCGGCATACAGACTTGCAAGATTCAATGTAGCTCATGATCCGGGATCTTTTCACGGACTTCCTTCTCCCGTCGCAGGAGTAGTTGTGGGGATTTTCCCTCTTGTTTTCCGAGTGGAGCAGGTTCCGAAACTTGTGGCAATTGCCTTCTTTATTTGCACGGCGCTTCTTATGGTATCAACCATCCGTTACTCCAAACCTCAGGTAGCAATCCGTGGAATCTTCACTTGGAAAAGAATGGCTTTTGCTCTCGGCGGGCTCGCGCTACTGGTGTTAGCTGTTGGGATTTCGAAATGGCCGCATTTTCTGTACGGGGCTGT